A single genomic interval of Pyrus communis chromosome 7, drPyrComm1.1, whole genome shotgun sequence harbors:
- the LOC137739052 gene encoding small ribosomal subunit protein uS17c-like, translating to MSLTASLLHPSPKLSTPFLHGSSTPFSPLSKPTSSLAFPTPQRLTFLPPIRALKYLQGRVVCATSDKTVAVEVTRLAPHPKYKRRVRKKKKYQAHDPDNQFQVGDVVQLEKCRPISKTKTFLAVPVPAKNSKGKSGEGDVPNELGIPLESLQV from the coding sequence ATGTCACTCACTGCTTCGCTACTCCACCCCTCTCCCAAGCTCTCCACCCCCTTCCTCCATGGCTCCTCCACCCCCTTCTCCCCCCTCTCCAAACCCACTTCCTCCCTCGCCTTCCCGACCCCACAACGCCTTACTTTCCTCCCGCCCATCAGAGCCTTGAAGTACCTCCAAGGCCGCGTCGTCTGCGCTACCAGCGACAAGACCGTCGCCGTCGAAGTCACCCGCCTCGCTCCGCACCCCAAGTACAAGAGGCGGgtcaggaagaagaagaagtaccaGGCCCACGACCCGGATAACCAGTTCCAGGTTGGGGACGTTGTCCAGCTTGAAAAATGCAGACCCATTAGCAAGACCAAGACTTTTCTTGCTGTGCCGGTCCCTGCCAAGAATTCAAAAGGCAAGTCCGGTGAAGGCGACGTGCCGAATGAGCTCGGGATTCCTTTGGAGTCTCTGCAGGTTTAG
- the LOC137739314 gene encoding protein CURVATURE THYLAKOID 1C, chloroplastic, translating to MASIIASSPPPLLAHSRNTNTTLFRALPKLPVSSVSERQNRVAVVVKATGESSESSTSIVKSVQNVWDNSEDRPALVALGFAAVVGLWTSTNLITAIDKLPLIPSVLEFVGILFSLWFIYRYLLFKPDREEFFQIVNKSISNILGQ from the exons ATGGCTTCCATCATTGCAAGCTCGCCTCCACCACTGTTGGCCCATAGCAGAAATACAAATACCACCCTTTTCAGAGCTCTTCCAAAACTCCCCGTTTCTTCCGTTTCAG AGAGACAGAATCGTGTTGCTGTTGTGGTGAAGGCTACTGGGGAAAGCTCCGAGTCTTCAACATCTATTGTGAAATCTGTTCAGAATGTG TGGGATAATTCTGAAGATCGGCCAGCTCTTGTTGCTTTGGGGTTTGCAGCTGTAGTAGGTTTATGGACATCAACGAATTTGATTACA GCCATTGACAAGTTGCCGCTTATCCCAAGTGTGCTAGAATTTGTCGGAATACTTTTCTCTTTG TGGTTTATATATCGATATCTCCTATTCAAGCCTGACCG GGAAGAGTTTTTCCAAATCGTGAACAAATCAATATCCAATATCTTGGGCCAGTGA
- the LOC137739051 gene encoding homeobox-leucine zipper protein GLABRA 2-like, whose amino-acid sequence MGVDMSNNPPTSRTKDFFASPALSLSLAGIFRDAGAAAAASREVEEGEEGSGGGGSAAVGSVRRREDTAEISSENSGPARSRSEDEFDGEGEHDEDDADGDNKNKKKKRKKYHRHTTEQIREMEALFKESPHPDEKQRQQLSKQLGLAPRQVKFWFQNRRTQIKAIQERHENSLLKGEMEKLRDENKAMREQINKSCCPNCGTATTSRDATLTTEEQQLRIENARLKSEVEKLRAALVKYPPGTSSPSCSAGQDQENRSSLDFYTGIFGIEKPRIMEIVNQAMEELKKMATAGEPLWVRSVETGREILNYDEYIKEFNIEVPGNARPKRSIEASRETGVVFVDLLRLVHSFMDVNQWKEMFPCMISKAATVDVINNGEGDNRNGTVQLMFAELQMLTPLVPTREVYFVRCCKQLSPEQWAIVDVSIDKVEDNIDASLVKCRKRPSGCIIEDKSNGHCKVIWVEHLECQKSTIQTMYHTIVNSSLAFGARHWVATLQLQCERLVFYMATNVPMKDSTGVATLAGRKSILKLAQRMTTSFCRAIGASSYHTWTKISSKTGDDIRIASRKNLNDPGEPLGVILCAVSSVWLPVSPHVLFDFLRDETRRNEWDIMLNGGPAQTIANLSKGQDRGNAVTIQSMKSKEKSMWILQDTCINSYESMVVYAPVDITGMQSVMTGCGASNIAILPSGFSILPDGLESRPMVITSRQEDRSSEGGTLLTAAFQVLTNSSPTAKLTMESVESANTLISCTLRNIKTTLQCEDG is encoded by the exons ATGGGCGTCGACATGTCTAACAATCCACCAACTTCTCGCACCAAGGACTTCTTTGCTTCCCCagccctctccctctccctc GCTGGGATATTTCGTGATGCTGGGGCGGCGGCCGCGGCAAGCAGGGAGGtggaggaaggagaagagggCAGCGGTGGAGGCGGAAGCGCAGCTGTAGGCAGTGTTCGCCGGAGAGAAGACACAGCGGAGATTAGCAGTGAGAACTCCGGGCCAGCAAGGTCGAGATCAGAAGATGAATTTGACGGAGAAGGAGAGCACGACGAAGATGATGCTGATGGAGacaacaagaacaagaagaagaagaggaaaaagtaCCATAGGCACACCACTGAGCAAATCCGAGAAATGGAAGC GTTGTTCAAAGAATCACCACATCCTGATGAGAAGCAAAGGCAGCAACTGAGCAAGCAATTAGGCCTTGCTCCAAGGCAGGTCAAGTTTTGGTTTCAGAATCGTCGAACCCAAATCAAG GCTATACAAGAACGCCATGAAAATTCTCTGTTGAAAGGCGAAATGGAGAAACTCCGCGACGAAAATAAGGCAATGAGGGAGCAGATAAACAAATCTTGTTGCCCCAACTGTGGCACTGCAACCACTAGCCGGGATGCCACCCTCACAACCGAGGAGCAACAACTGCGAATCGAAAATGCCAGACTCAAATCCGAG GTCGAAAAACTCAGAGCAGCTCTTGTAAAATACCCTCCCGGGACATCCTCTCCTTCCTGCTCCGCTGGTCAAGACCAGGAGAATAGAAGCTCTTTGGATTTCTACACTGGAATATTCGGAATTGAGAAGCCGAGGATTATGGAGATAGTGAATCAAGCAATGGAGGAGCTTAAGAAGATGGCTACTGCAGGGGAACCACTCTGGGTTCGGAGTGTGGAGACTGGCCGTGAAATACTTAATTACGATGAGTACATCAAAGAGTTCAACATTGAAGTTCCTGGCAATGCGCGGCCAAAGAGATCCATTGAGGCCTCCAGAGAGACCGGGGTGGTGTTTGTGGATCTTCTGCGACTAGTTCACAGTTTCATGGATGTG AATCAATGGAAGGAAATGTTTCCATGCATGATCTCAAAGGCGGCAACTGTTGATGTTATTAACAATGGTGAAGGAGACAATAGAAATGGTACAGTACAATTG ATGTTTGCAGAGCTGCAAATGCTTACGCCCTTGGTTCCCACTAGAGAAGTGTACTTCGTTAGATGTTGCAAGCAATTGAGTCCTGAACAATGGGCTATTGTTGATGTTTCGATTGACAAAGTCGAAGATAACATAGATGCGTCCTTGGTGAAATGCAGGAAGCGTCCCTCTGGCTGCATCATTGAGGACAAATCAAATGGCCACTGCAAG GTGATCTGGGTGGAGCACCTAGAATGCCAGAAGAGCACAATTCAGACCATGTACCACACCATTGTCAACAGCAGTCTAGCATTTGGAGCAAGACATTGGGTAGCAACGCTGCAACTGCAATGCGAAAGACTTGTTTTCTACATGGCAACCAATGTTCCCATGAAGGATTCAACTG GTGTGGCCACCCTTGCTGGGAGAAAAAGCATTCTAAAATTGGCACAAAGAATGACAACGAGCTTTTGTCGTGCAATCGGAGCATCAAGCTACCATACCTGGACTAAGATCTCAAGCAAAACAGGGGACGACATAAGGATTGCCTCCAGAAAGAACTTGAACGACCCAGGAGAGCCTCTCGGTGTGATTTTGTGTGCTGTTTCTTCAGTATGGCTGCCCGTCTCTCCTCATGTGCTCTTCGATTTCTTAAGAGACGAGACTCGCAGGAATGAG TGGGACATTATGTTAAATGGAGGACCAGCTCAAACAATTGCAAACCTATCCAAGGGACAAGATCGTGGCAATGCTGTTACAATCCAG AGCATgaaatcaaaagagaaaagcATGTGGATACTACAAGATACCTGCATAAACTCTTACGAGTCGATGGTGGTCTACGCTCCAGTGGATATCACTGGAATGCAGTCTGTGATGACAGGATGCGGCGCGAGCAACATCGCCATATTGCCTTCAGGGTTCTCGATTCTTCCTGACGGGCTGGAGTCGAGGCCGATGGTCATCACATCCAGGCAAGAAGACAGGAGCAGTGAAGGAGGAACTCTGCTGACAGCAGCATTTCAAGTCTTGACAAATTCCTCCCCCACAGCCAAGCTAACAATGGAGTCTGTGGAGTCTGCCAACACACTAATATCATGTACTTTGAGAAATATTAAAACAACCTTGCAGTGTGAGGATGGCTGA